In a single window of the Bradyrhizobium erythrophlei genome:
- a CDS encoding putative quinol monooxygenase, which translates to MNRYAINERTISDAVSGGGLLVVAQWEASEGQADRVAGILRRFLPEAQSEPGAKLFLIGQARDNPAQFLFYELFRDEAAFKAHQDSAHFKTHIAGEALPLLAKRERLQYALL; encoded by the coding sequence ATGAATCGATATGCCATCAACGAGCGAACCATCAGCGATGCCGTCAGCGGCGGCGGCCTGCTGGTGGTCGCGCAATGGGAGGCCAGCGAAGGACAGGCCGACAGGGTCGCCGGCATTCTGCGCCGCTTTCTGCCCGAGGCGCAAAGCGAGCCCGGCGCCAAACTGTTCCTGATCGGCCAGGCACGGGACAATCCCGCGCAGTTTCTGTTCTACGAACTGTTCCGCGACGAGGCCGCTTTCAAGGCGCACCAGGACAGCGCGCATTTCAAGACCCATATCGCCGGCGAGGCCTTGCCGCTGCTCGCCAAGCGCGAACGCCTGCAATACGCATTGCTGTAA
- the cycA gene encoding cytochrome c-550 CycA: MKKLTLSALAVIASSAATTAALAQDVAAGKTSFIKCMACHSIGEGAKNKIGPELNGLDGRKAGTVPDFNYSDANKNSGITWNEAQFKEYIRDPKAKIPGTKMAFAGIKNDKEVNDLWAFIAQYDKDGKTK; encoded by the coding sequence ATGAAAAAACTGACCCTGAGCGCGCTGGCCGTCATCGCATCGTCGGCAGCCACGACCGCCGCCCTGGCGCAGGACGTCGCGGCGGGCAAGACGTCGTTCATCAAATGCATGGCCTGCCATTCGATCGGGGAAGGCGCCAAGAACAAGATCGGCCCCGAGCTCAACGGGCTCGACGGCCGCAAGGCGGGCACCGTGCCGGATTTTAACTACTCGGACGCCAACAAGAATTCCGGCATCACCTGGAACGAGGCGCAGTTCAAGGAATACATCAGGGATCCCAAAGCCAAGATTCCCGGCACCAAGATGGCCTTCGCCGGCATCAAGAACGACAAGGAGGTCAACGATCTCTGGGCGTTCATCGCGCAATACGACAAGGACGGAAAGACCAAATAG
- a CDS encoding IS4 family transposase — MLQRAVERVTMNLRAASDGRAEWVGFSRWLNNPNVTANEIAVHNAEVLSDRVAGLHVLAIQDTTELNYARHAGRVRGLGPSGNGRDPGLFVHPVLAIDAGSGALLGLAGMQIWTRQGPASPDYRRQPIEEKESYRWIKGAASAKSALAAAAMVTVIGDRESDIYEEFDRIPDARTHLLTRACRDRALVGGGRLFGITESWPVRHRFKLEVRAQPGRPARTAKVALRFGEVTIKRPGNCSDPAAAHQLTLRLVEVRELDTAVEGPIHWRLLTTHEVTTVAQALEIVGWYRERWHVEQLFRTSKSQGLDLESSQVEAADALFKLAAIAMIAATKIMQLVLARDGTVDRPATDVVAVEQLPMLEALQIRLEGKTAKQKNPHPRRSIGWLAWIVARLGGWTGYTSERPPGPITMRRGWHRFEQMAQGWRLRDVCTP; from the coding sequence TTGTTGCAGCGCGCCGTTGAACGCGTCACGATGAACCTGCGTGCGGCGTCCGACGGCCGAGCTGAGTGGGTGGGGTTCAGCCGCTGGCTGAATAATCCGAATGTGACAGCGAACGAAATTGCTGTGCATAATGCAGAAGTTCTGTCGGACCGTGTCGCGGGCCTGCATGTGCTTGCAATCCAGGACACGACGGAACTGAACTATGCCAGGCACGCCGGACGGGTCCGGGGTCTTGGGCCATCCGGCAACGGACGCGATCCGGGCTTGTTTGTGCACCCCGTGCTGGCGATTGATGCGGGCAGCGGAGCCTTGCTCGGGTTGGCTGGAATGCAGATCTGGACGCGTCAGGGGCCAGCGTCCCCTGATTACCGGCGTCAACCGATCGAAGAGAAAGAATCCTATCGTTGGATTAAGGGGGCGGCGAGCGCCAAGAGCGCGCTTGCTGCGGCAGCGATGGTCACCGTGATCGGCGACCGCGAGAGCGATATTTACGAAGAGTTTGACCGGATACCTGACGCGCGCACCCATCTGCTCACGCGTGCCTGTCGTGATCGCGCCTTGGTGGGTGGCGGTCGGCTGTTTGGCATTACCGAAAGCTGGCCGGTCCGGCATCGCTTCAAGCTGGAGGTCCGAGCCCAGCCCGGTCGCCCGGCTCGCACGGCCAAGGTGGCGCTGCGCTTTGGCGAAGTGACGATCAAGCGCCCGGGCAACTGCAGCGATCCCGCAGCCGCGCATCAATTGACCTTGCGTCTGGTCGAGGTCAGGGAGCTTGATACCGCCGTCGAGGGGCCGATCCACTGGCGTCTGCTTACCACTCATGAGGTTACGACGGTTGCGCAGGCCTTGGAGATCGTTGGTTGGTATCGCGAGCGCTGGCACGTCGAACAGCTGTTCCGCACCAGCAAGAGCCAGGGTCTCGACCTTGAGAGCAGCCAGGTCGAAGCGGCCGATGCCTTGTTCAAGCTTGCCGCCATCGCAATGATTGCCGCCACCAAGATCATGCAGCTCGTCCTCGCCCGCGACGGCACGGTCGATCGCCCGGCCACCGACGTGGTAGCGGTGGAACAATTGCCAATGCTCGAGGCCTTGCAGATCCGTCTCGAAGGCAAAACAGCCAAGCAGAAAAATCCTCATCCCAGGCGATCGATCGGCTGGCTCGCCTGGATTGTTGCGCGCCTCGGTGGCTGGACCGGTTACACCTCCGAACGCCCACCGGGCCCAATCACCATGCGCCGTGGCTGGCATCGCTTCGAACAAATGGCTCAGGGTTGGAGACTCAGAGATGTGTGCACGCCTTAG
- a CDS encoding alpha/beta fold hydrolase, producing MISIVVVAALAVLALITQAGVLAIQRAWPAQGRMIEVAGATLHVIDIGPRDADGPPVVMIHGASSNLETMRQPLGKRLAKNHRVILIDRPGHGWSTRAHQKDSTPAIQGRMIDAALEKLGVISAIFVVHSWAGALGARIALDYPGRVAGLVMLAPVAYPWPGGVGWYNKLVTTPVIGPLLAYTITLPLGILLTESGARGVFLPQVMPRDWVGNTATPLLLRPREFLANARDLVTLKAAVAEQAPHYADIRAPTVVITGDADKTVSTNIHSRPFAAVVAGAKLIVLPGVGHMIQNAAPDLVTAEVEAMIGGIADRAAVAGRDASARS from the coding sequence ATGATATCGATCGTCGTCGTGGCCGCGCTGGCTGTTCTGGCGCTGATCACGCAAGCCGGTGTCCTTGCGATCCAGCGCGCCTGGCCCGCCCAGGGCAGGATGATCGAGGTCGCCGGCGCAACCCTCCACGTCATCGATATCGGGCCGCGCGACGCCGATGGTCCGCCGGTCGTGATGATCCACGGCGCGAGCTCGAATCTGGAGACCATGCGGCAGCCGCTCGGCAAGAGGCTCGCGAAAAATCATCGGGTGATCCTGATCGATCGCCCCGGTCATGGCTGGAGCACGCGCGCGCATCAGAAGGATTCGACGCCGGCGATCCAGGGCCGAATGATCGATGCGGCGCTGGAAAAACTCGGCGTTATCAGCGCGATCTTCGTGGTCCACTCCTGGGCCGGGGCGCTGGGCGCGCGGATAGCGCTCGACTATCCCGGGCGCGTCGCCGGTCTGGTGATGCTGGCGCCGGTGGCCTATCCGTGGCCGGGTGGCGTCGGATGGTACAACAAGCTTGTCACCACGCCCGTGATCGGCCCGCTGCTCGCCTACACCATTACGCTGCCGCTCGGCATCTTGCTGACCGAATCCGGCGCGCGCGGCGTGTTCCTGCCGCAGGTCATGCCGCGAGACTGGGTCGGCAACACCGCGACGCCGCTATTGCTGCGTCCACGCGAATTTCTCGCCAATGCGCGGGATCTGGTGACGTTGAAGGCTGCGGTGGCCGAGCAGGCGCCGCACTACGCCGACATCAGGGCGCCGACCGTGGTGATCACGGGCGATGCCGACAAGACCGTATCGACGAATATTCACTCGCGCCCGTTCGCCGCCGTGGTCGCAGGCGCAAAACTGATCGTGCTGCCGGGTGTCGGCCACATGATCCAGAACGCTGCGCCGGATCTTGTGACCGCCGAGGTCGAGGCGATGATCGGCGGGATCGCGGACCGTGCGGCGGTGGCTGGCCGGGACGCCTCCGCGCGATCTTGA
- the glcF gene encoding glycolate oxidase subunit GlcF: MKTEFSLAQLADPDIAEADKILRACVHCGFCTATCPTYVLLGDELDSPRGRIYLIKEMLEKNRPPTPEVVKHIDRCLSCLACMTTCPSGVNYMHLVDQARVRIEKEYTRPLAERALRAVLAWVLPRPGLFRLSMILARFGRPLAGLLPTPKAAPAVPTLSRRIKAMLALAPHSLPASGPAGGSVFPPLGARRGRVALLQGCAQQVLAPRINQAAINLLTRHGIEVVLVKDEQCCGALTHHLGRDGDALARARANITVWLAEAERDGLDAILVTTSGCGTVIKDYGFMLREDRDFAGPAAKISALAKDITEYLGGIELKSSQQQRDIVVAYHSACSLQHGQKITQAPKELLSKNGFVVKDVPESHLCCGSAGTYNILQPDIADRLRDRKVANIAMVKPDMIAAGNIGCMVQIAGGTSVPVVHTIELLDWATGGPRPGLN, from the coding sequence ATGAAAACCGAATTCAGTCTGGCGCAACTGGCCGATCCCGACATCGCCGAAGCCGACAAGATTTTGCGCGCCTGCGTGCATTGCGGATTCTGCACCGCGACCTGCCCGACCTACGTGCTGCTCGGCGACGAACTCGATAGCCCCCGCGGCCGGATCTATCTCATCAAAGAGATGCTGGAAAAGAACCGGCCGCCGACGCCGGAGGTGGTCAAGCACATCGACCGCTGTCTCTCCTGCCTCGCCTGCATGACCACCTGTCCGTCCGGCGTGAACTACATGCATCTGGTCGATCAGGCGCGGGTGCGGATCGAGAAGGAATATACCCGGCCCCTGGCCGAGCGGGCGTTGCGGGCGGTGCTGGCCTGGGTGCTGCCGCGGCCGGGGCTGTTTCGCCTCAGCATGATCCTGGCGCGGTTCGGCCGGCCGCTGGCTGGATTGCTGCCGACCCCCAAAGCCGCGCCGGCAGTGCCGACTTTATCGCGGCGAATCAAGGCGATGCTGGCGCTGGCGCCACACAGCCTGCCGGCATCCGGACCGGCCGGCGGGAGCGTTTTTCCGCCGCTCGGCGCAAGGCGCGGGCGTGTCGCGCTGCTGCAGGGTTGTGCCCAACAGGTGCTGGCGCCGCGCATCAATCAGGCCGCCATCAATCTCTTGACGCGTCACGGCATCGAGGTGGTGCTGGTCAAGGACGAGCAATGTTGCGGTGCGCTGACACACCATCTCGGCCGCGACGGCGACGCCCTGGCGCGGGCGCGCGCCAACATCACGGTCTGGCTCGCGGAAGCCGAGCGCGACGGTCTCGACGCCATCCTGGTGACGACATCGGGGTGCGGCACGGTGATCAAGGACTATGGTTTCATGCTGCGCGAGGATCGCGATTTCGCCGGCCCGGCGGCGAAGATTTCAGCGCTGGCCAAGGATATTACGGAGTATCTCGGTGGCATCGAGCTCAAGTCATCGCAGCAACAGCGCGACATTGTTGTCGCCTATCACTCGGCTTGTTCGCTGCAGCACGGACAGAAAATCACGCAAGCCCCGAAAGAATTGCTTTCCAAGAACGGATTCGTGGTGAAAGATGTACCCGAGAGCCATTTGTGTTGCGGTTCGGCGGGGACCTACAACATTCTCCAGCCTGACATTGCGGACAGATTGCGCGATCGAAAGGTCGCCAACATTGCGATGGTCAAGCCGGACATGATCGCTGCGGGCAATATTGGATGCATGGTGCAGATTGCCGGTGGTACGTCAGTTCCTGTGGTTCACACGATTGAGCTTCTCGATTGGGCGACAGGGGGTCCCCGGCCAGGATTGAACTGA
- a CDS encoding adenylate/guanylate cyclase domain-containing protein, whose translation MNDLRDWLRSNGLEQYADAFEANDIDLDILPELNEQDFEQLGLSLGNRRRLMKAVADRGAGPAPSKPVRPDGPGSGEAERRQVTVLFADMVGSTALSAKVDPELLGGLIRRYQDAVAGAIGRYGGFVAKFMGDGVLAYFGFPRAFEDAAERSVRAAIDVLAEVGGIELPDHTPVQARIGIATGLVVVGEIIGTGTAQEHTIVGETPNLAARLQALAGPDTILVSESTRNLLGGLFELELTGEHELKGFARPVPAWRVRGEASVESRFAAIRAGRNLPQIGRAHEMGLLLERWQLARQGEGQIVTVVGEAGIGKSRSIEALREALGGKPHARINLQCSPHHGDNALYPVSQYLSRAARFAATDTPGARIEKLGALFAQRTASDPAAIPLLAELLSIPLAATVPSSQTPAQRKASTLALIVDEFLRMGESEPVLIVLEDAHWIDATTLEMMMRLTDSIGQARALALVTARPDFAPPWLARPQATLLTLGRLGRQECTQLAAGVAAAHGLSAETVAAIVAKTDGVPLFVEELTRSVMETAGEGSEVPATLKDSLMSRLDRLGEAREVAQIAAVIGRQFSFALLGAVVSGDAGELQATLAKLVAAGIVFPEERGLERSFSFKHALVRDAAYESLLLARRRQWHQCIAHALEQHFADIAASEPNLLAYHFGEAGLPAPACDYRMRAGDQAVNRSAYTEAIAHFSAGLKLAEALPAQDGMRRQLEFLLKLGSASVVAHGLQSSEVEDAYTRAGVIGEKLGDGPRLFQAKWGLWINANLRRKTSLARDRAGELVTLAQRSGDGDLLLEAYHCQWSTAFFRGDVMGGIEGCRNGVELYDMARHRHLGHQFGGHDPGVCAHSQCGNSLQLAGERGKAAQSFAKSLALAELLDHPNTLAHSLHNCGIGHQLGGDRDATFTAAHRSAGLAEKFGLLPWRAGSLVLAAWATAIGSGVADSARRIDAEIGNASALGPLPQYYLGLAAEVLLAAGRPADGLAHLDRAVAGIDEPGIGFYLPEIYRLRGECLLALGRDNKDEARSAFATARDIAKQQGAVIFERRAEASLSELANSAGRG comes from the coding sequence ATGAACGATCTTCGCGACTGGTTGCGCAGTAACGGGCTTGAGCAATATGCCGACGCATTCGAGGCGAACGATATCGACCTCGACATCCTGCCGGAGCTGAACGAGCAGGATTTCGAACAACTCGGCCTGTCCCTGGGGAATCGCCGGCGGCTGATGAAGGCGGTCGCCGACCGCGGTGCCGGGCCGGCGCCATCGAAGCCTGTCCGCCCTGACGGACCGGGTTCGGGCGAGGCCGAGCGGCGTCAGGTGACGGTGCTGTTCGCCGATATGGTCGGCTCGACCGCGCTATCGGCCAAGGTCGATCCCGAACTGCTCGGCGGCCTGATCCGGCGTTATCAGGACGCCGTCGCCGGCGCGATCGGCCGGTACGGCGGCTTCGTCGCCAAGTTCATGGGCGACGGCGTTCTGGCCTATTTCGGTTTTCCCCGTGCCTTCGAGGACGCCGCGGAACGCTCCGTTCGCGCCGCGATCGACGTCCTGGCGGAAGTCGGCGGCATCGAATTGCCGGACCATACGCCGGTACAGGCACGGATCGGCATTGCTACCGGCCTCGTGGTGGTCGGCGAAATCATCGGAACCGGCACGGCGCAAGAGCACACCATCGTTGGTGAAACCCCCAATCTCGCCGCCCGGCTGCAGGCGCTCGCCGGTCCGGACACCATTCTCGTCAGCGAGTCGACCCGGAATTTACTCGGCGGGCTGTTTGAACTCGAACTTACCGGCGAACACGAATTGAAAGGATTCGCCCGCCCGGTGCCGGCCTGGCGTGTGCGCGGCGAAGCCTCGGTCGAAAGCCGCTTTGCCGCGATTCGGGCCGGCCGGAACCTGCCGCAGATCGGCCGCGCCCACGAAATGGGACTGTTGCTCGAGCGCTGGCAGCTGGCGCGGCAGGGCGAGGGCCAGATCGTGACCGTGGTCGGCGAGGCGGGAATCGGAAAGTCGCGCTCGATCGAAGCGCTGCGCGAAGCGCTGGGCGGCAAGCCGCATGCGCGGATCAATTTGCAATGCTCGCCGCATCACGGCGACAACGCGCTTTATCCGGTGAGCCAGTATCTCAGCCGCGCCGCCCGCTTCGCCGCGACCGACACGCCGGGCGCGCGGATCGAGAAACTCGGTGCCCTGTTCGCGCAGCGGACCGCTTCGGATCCGGCAGCGATCCCGCTGTTGGCCGAGTTGCTGTCGATCCCGCTGGCGGCAACGGTGCCGTCGTCGCAGACGCCGGCCCAGCGCAAGGCGTCGACGCTGGCCCTGATCGTCGACGAGTTCCTTCGGATGGGCGAGAGCGAGCCCGTGCTGATCGTGCTGGAAGACGCGCACTGGATCGACGCCACCACGCTGGAAATGATGATGCGCCTGACCGACAGCATCGGCCAGGCACGAGCGCTGGCGTTGGTGACCGCGCGGCCGGATTTCGCGCCGCCCTGGCTGGCGCGGCCGCAAGCGACCCTGTTGACGCTCGGCCGGCTGGGCCGTCAGGAATGCACGCAATTGGCCGCCGGAGTCGCCGCCGCGCACGGTCTGTCCGCGGAAACGGTCGCGGCGATCGTCGCCAAGACCGACGGCGTACCGCTGTTCGTGGAGGAATTGACCAGGAGCGTCATGGAAACGGCCGGCGAAGGCAGCGAGGTGCCGGCGACACTGAAGGATTCGCTGATGTCCCGCCTCGACCGGCTCGGCGAAGCGCGCGAAGTGGCCCAGATCGCCGCAGTCATCGGCCGGCAATTCAGCTTTGCGCTGCTCGGCGCAGTTGTCTCGGGGGATGCCGGTGAACTCCAGGCCACGCTGGCGAAGCTGGTTGCGGCGGGCATCGTCTTTCCCGAGGAGCGCGGCCTGGAACGGAGCTTCAGTTTCAAGCATGCGCTGGTGCGCGACGCCGCCTACGAGAGCCTGCTGCTGGCGCGCCGGCGCCAGTGGCACCAATGCATCGCCCATGCGCTGGAGCAGCATTTCGCCGACATTGCCGCGAGCGAGCCGAACCTGCTGGCCTATCATTTCGGTGAGGCCGGCCTGCCCGCCCCCGCCTGCGACTACCGCATGCGCGCCGGCGATCAGGCGGTGAACCGTTCGGCTTATACCGAAGCGATCGCGCATTTCTCGGCCGGTCTCAAGCTCGCCGAAGCATTGCCGGCGCAGGACGGGATGCGCCGGCAACTGGAATTTCTGCTCAAGCTGGGCTCGGCGTCGGTCGTCGCTCACGGCCTGCAGAGTTCGGAGGTAGAGGACGCCTACACCCGCGCCGGCGTCATCGGCGAGAAACTGGGTGACGGCCCCAGATTATTCCAGGCCAAATGGGGCCTGTGGATCAACGCCAATCTCCGACGCAAGACCTCGCTGGCGCGCGACCGCGCCGGCGAACTGGTCACGCTTGCGCAACGCTCCGGCGATGGCGATCTGTTGCTCGAAGCGTATCACTGCCAATGGTCGACGGCTTTTTTCCGGGGCGACGTCATGGGCGGGATCGAGGGTTGCCGGAATGGTGTCGAGCTCTACGACATGGCCCGCCACCGTCACCTCGGTCACCAGTTCGGCGGTCACGATCCCGGCGTTTGCGCGCACTCGCAGTGCGGCAACTCGCTGCAGCTGGCGGGCGAAAGAGGAAAGGCAGCGCAAAGCTTCGCAAAATCCCTCGCGCTTGCTGAATTGCTGGACCATCCCAACACCCTCGCTCATTCGCTGCACAATTGCGGCATAGGTCACCAGCTTGGCGGCGACCGCGACGCCACATTCACCGCGGCGCATCGTTCGGCGGGACTGGCGGAAAAATTCGGCTTGTTGCCGTGGCGCGCGGGCAGCCTGGTGCTCGCGGCCTGGGCGACCGCGATCGGTTCCGGCGTCGCGGACTCCGCGCGACGGATCGATGCCGAGATCGGCAATGCGTCAGCCCTCGGTCCGCTGCCGCAATATTATCTCGGTCTGGCCGCCGAAGTGCTGCTGGCCGCCGGCCGGCCGGCGGACGGCCTCGCTCATCTCGACCGCGCCGTCGCCGGGATCGATGAACCCGGCATCGGCTTCTATTTGCCGGAGATCTATCGCCTGCGCGGGGAATGCCTGCTGGCGCTCGGCCGCGACAACAAGGACGAGGCGCGGTCGGCCTTCGCGACCGCTCGCGACATCGCCAAGCAGCAGGGCGCCGTCATCTTCGAGCGCCGCGCCGAGGCGTCGCTTTCCGAACTCGCAAACAGTGCAGGCCGCGGATAA
- a CDS encoding FAD-linked oxidase C-terminal domain-containing protein, whose amino-acid sequence MTIMMPASDQAVLDRRETIVAALRAIVPGEGVIDSPAEMIPYESDGLMAYRQPPMVVVLPDTTEQVSQVLKYCFEQGIKVVPRGSGTSLSGGALPLADAVLLGLGKFKRIREIDFDNRVVVTEPGVTNLAISEAVAHAGFYYAPDPSSQIACSIGGNVAENSGGVHCLKYGMTTNNVLGCEIVLITGEIIRIGGKSAESSGYDLMGIITGSEGLLGVITEVTVRILQKPETARALMVGFAEVEAAGECVARIIGAGIIPGGMEMMDKPAIHAAEAFVHAGYPLDVEALLIIELDGPGVEVDELISRVEAIAQGCGSTTCQISTSEAERNLFWAGRKAAFPAVGRISPDYLCMDGTIPRGKLPEALARIRQLSGKYDLRVANVFHAGDGNLHPLILYDANQPGEMERAEAFGADILRVCVELGGVLTGEHGVGIEKRDLMPEMFSEIDLNQQQRLKCAFDAQGLLNPGKMFPTLHRCAELGRMHVHGGKLAFPELPRF is encoded by the coding sequence ATGACCATCATGATGCCTGCATCGGATCAGGCGGTTCTCGACCGACGCGAGACCATCGTCGCGGCGTTGCGGGCGATCGTGCCGGGCGAGGGCGTGATCGACAGCCCGGCTGAAATGATCCCTTACGAGTCCGACGGCCTGATGGCTTATCGTCAGCCGCCGATGGTGGTGGTGCTGCCGGACACGACCGAACAGGTCTCGCAGGTTCTGAAGTATTGCTTCGAGCAGGGCATCAAGGTGGTGCCGCGCGGCTCCGGCACCTCGCTGTCCGGCGGCGCGCTGCCGCTGGCCGACGCCGTGCTGCTGGGGCTTGGCAAATTCAAGCGCATCCGCGAGATCGATTTCGACAACCGCGTGGTCGTGACCGAACCCGGCGTGACCAATCTGGCCATCAGCGAGGCCGTCGCCCACGCCGGATTCTACTATGCGCCCGACCCGTCCTCGCAGATTGCCTGCTCGATCGGCGGCAATGTCGCGGAGAATTCCGGCGGCGTGCATTGCCTGAAATACGGCATGACTACCAACAACGTGCTCGGGTGCGAAATCGTGCTGATCACGGGCGAAATCATCCGGATCGGCGGCAAATCCGCCGAGAGCAGCGGCTACGACCTGATGGGCATCATCACCGGCTCCGAGGGCCTGCTCGGCGTCATCACCGAGGTCACGGTGCGGATTCTGCAGAAGCCGGAGACCGCGCGCGCGCTGATGGTCGGCTTCGCAGAGGTCGAGGCGGCCGGCGAATGCGTGGCGCGGATCATCGGCGCCGGGATCATTCCGGGTGGCATGGAAATGATGGACAAGCCGGCGATCCACGCCGCCGAGGCCTTCGTTCATGCCGGCTATCCGCTCGACGTCGAGGCGCTCCTGATCATCGAACTCGATGGTCCCGGCGTCGAGGTCGATGAACTGATCAGCCGCGTCGAGGCGATCGCGCAAGGCTGCGGCTCGACCACCTGCCAGATTTCCACTTCCGAAGCCGAGCGCAATCTGTTCTGGGCCGGCCGCAAGGCGGCGTTTCCGGCCGTGGGGCGGATCTCGCCGGACTATCTCTGCATGGACGGCACCATCCCGCGCGGCAAATTGCCGGAGGCGCTGGCGCGAATCCGCCAGCTATCGGGCAAGTACGATCTCCGCGTCGCCAATGTGTTTCATGCCGGCGACGGCAACCTGCATCCGCTGATCCTGTACGACGCCAACCAGCCCGGCGAGATGGAGCGGGCGGAGGCCTTCGGCGCGGATATTTTAAGGGTCTGCGTCGAACTCGGCGGTGTGCTCACCGGCGAACATGGCGTCGGCATCGAGAAGCGCGATTTGATGCCGGAGATGTTCAGCGAGATCGATCTCAACCAGCAGCAGCGGCTGAAATGCGCGTTCGACGCGCAGGGGTTGCTCAATCCCGGCAAGATGTTTCCGACCCTGCACCGCTGCGCCGAACTCGGCCGCATGCACGTCCACGGCGGCAAGCTGGCTTTTCCCGAATTGCCGCGGTTCTAG
- a CDS encoding FAD-binding protein encodes MDTLKVRDAKDVEQVVRAAIASEQPLEIIGHGSKRQIGQPMATNALLDLSALNAVTAYEPNELIITVQAGAPLADVKSLIDSRNQQFAFEPIDTAALLGTPNLGTIGGMIGVGLAGPRRIRAGGARDHLLGAHAVSGFGDSFKAGGRVVKNVTGYDLCKLLAGSWGTLAVMTEVTLKVMPRPESERTLLLRGLDDATAVRAMTAALGSPFDLSGAAHLPSSAFRAAAGALADLGSPQQAVTLLRLEGITASAVHRAAALGKILTPFGPAQILEDAASAAVWRSVRDVTPFAADGALGAWPVWRIVCPPAAGGALGERLARDTGGDVIYDWGGGLIWAALPATPDARAALVRQRVNAVGGHATLIRASDEVRRSVDVFHPQQGGVASLSERVRHSFDPKNILNRGRMIRGFLA; translated from the coding sequence TTGGATACCCTGAAAGTACGTGACGCCAAGGACGTCGAGCAGGTGGTGCGCGCGGCGATTGCCAGCGAGCAGCCGCTGGAAATCATCGGCCATGGCTCCAAGCGGCAGATCGGCCAGCCGATGGCGACCAATGCGCTGCTCGATCTGTCGGCGCTCAATGCTGTGACGGCCTATGAGCCGAACGAACTGATCATCACGGTGCAGGCGGGCGCGCCGCTGGCCGACGTCAAGTCGCTGATCGATTCCAGGAACCAGCAGTTCGCGTTCGAACCGATCGACACCGCGGCGCTGCTGGGTACCCCAAACCTTGGAACCATCGGCGGCATGATCGGCGTCGGCCTCGCCGGTCCCCGCCGTATCCGGGCCGGCGGCGCCCGCGATCATCTGTTGGGCGCGCATGCCGTGTCCGGCTTCGGCGACAGCTTCAAGGCCGGCGGCCGGGTGGTGAAAAACGTCACCGGTTACGATCTCTGCAAGCTGCTGGCGGGGTCCTGGGGCACGCTCGCGGTCATGACGGAAGTGACCTTGAAGGTGATGCCGAGGCCCGAAAGCGAGCGCACGCTGCTGTTGCGTGGGCTGGATGACGCCACCGCAGTCAGGGCAATGACGGCGGCGCTGGGCTCGCCGTTCGACCTGTCCGGCGCCGCCCACCTGCCGAGTTCGGCGTTTCGGGCCGCCGCGGGAGCGTTGGCGGACCTTGGATCGCCACAGCAGGCGGTCACGTTGCTGCGGCTGGAGGGCATTACGGCGTCGGCCGTCCATCGCGCGGCCGCGCTCGGCAAAATTCTTACGCCGTTCGGGCCGGCGCAGATTCTGGAAGATGCCGCCTCGGCCGCGGTCTGGAGGTCGGTTCGCGACGTCACGCCGTTCGCGGCCGACGGCGCGCTGGGGGCGTGGCCGGTATGGCGGATCGTCTGTCCGCCGGCCGCGGGCGGCGCGCTCGGCGAGCGGCTGGCACGCGACACCGGTGGCGACGTGATCTACGACTGGGGCGGCGGCCTGATCTGGGCGGCGCTGCCTGCCACGCCCGACGCCCGGGCCGCGCTGGTGCGCCAGCGCGTCAATGCGGTCGGCGGCCACGCCACGCTGATCCGCGCATCCGACGAGGTGCGGCGCAGCGTCGACGTGTTCCATCCGCAGCAGGGCGGCGTGGCGAGCTTGAGCGAACGCGTCCGCCACAGCTTCGATCCGAAAAACATCCTCAATCGCGGCCGGATGATACGGGGATTCCTGGCATGA